The sequence TCGTCGAGCCATCGCTGTGGCCGCTGTCGCCCATGCCGATGAAGCCGGAACGCTTCATGATGTCATACGCGCTCAGCTGCTCGCTGCTGACCTTCGCGTACATCAGCGCGATCGACGCCTTGAGTGCTTCGGTGACGTTCATCTGGGTGTGCTCGGTGACGTAGCGCAACTGCTCCTCCGCCACTCGATCGATGCGGGCATTGACCCGTGCGGGCGGGTAGGGTCGGTGTGTCATACGGCGTATGCTACGACCACCGCACACGCGCCGCAAGCGCGGTTTTCGGCGTCACCAGTCGCTATCGCCGCAGTGCCGCAATTGCCTGGTCGATGCCGGCGAGGGTGAGCGGGAACATGCGGTCGCCGATCAGCGACTTGGTCATCTGGATGCTCGGTGTCCAGTCCCAGTTGGGTTGCGGTACCGGGTTGATCCAGACCAGCTTCGGCCAAGTGGCAACGATGCGTTGCATCCAGGTCGCACCGCTTTCCTCGTTCCAGTGTTCGATGCTGCCGCCGGGTTCGCTGATTTCGTACGGCGCCATGCTGGCGTCGCCGACGATGACCACGCGCCAGTCGTGCGGGAACTTGTGCATCAGGTCGAAGGTGGCGTGGGTCTCGCCGTAACGACGATGGTTGTCCTTCCACAAGCGTTCGTAGAGGAAATTGTGGAAGTAGAAGTGCTCGAGGTGCTTGAATTCGCTGCGCGCGGCGGAGAACAGCTCCTCGCACAGACGGATGTGTTCGTCCATCGAGCCGCCGATGTCGAACAGCACCATCAGCTTGATCGCGTTGTGGCGCTCGCGCCGGTAGCGCAGGTCGAGCCAGCCGGCATTGCGCGCGGTGCCGCTGATGGTCGCGTCCAGATCGAACTCCTCGCGCTCGGCGTTGCGCGCGAAGCGGCGCAGCTTGCGCAGCGCGAGCTTGAGGTTGCGCGTGCCGAGTTCGAGCTGGTCGTCGAGGTTGCGGAACTGGCGCTGCTCCCAGACCCTGACCGCACGGCGCGCGCCGCCCTTGCCGCCGATGCGCACGCCCTCGGGATTGAATCCGCCGTGGCCGAAGGGCGAGGTGCCACCGGTGCCG comes from Lysobacterales bacterium and encodes:
- a CDS encoding VWA domain-containing protein, which encodes MLTSFFLALRAGGLKPGVGEYLTLLEAVRAGLADVSIERFHALARLTLVKDETQYDRFDRIFGQYLDGIHTVFDAEGTVPEEWLRQQMQRLLTEEERAALQKLGSFEELMRTLAERLKEQKGRHEGGNRWIGTGGTSPFGHGGFNPEGVRIGGKGGARRAVRVWEQRQFRNLDDQLELGTRNLKLALRKLRRFARNAEREEFDLDATISGTARNAGWLDLRYRRERHNAIKLMVLFDIGGSMDEHIRLCEELFSAARSEFKHLEHFYFHNFLYERLWKDNHRRYGETHATFDLMHKFPHDWRVVIVGDASMAPYEISEPGGSIEHWNEESGATWMQRIVATWPKLVWINPVPQPNWDWTPSIQMTKSLIGDRMFPLTLAGIDQAIAALRR